The DNA window ATAAGACTTAGTACTTAACCCTAAAGAATATGAGAGAAAATGACTTCTAAACTCTTGTGTACTAATGCTTACTCAATCCATTCCTTTAACTATATATGTAATCATCATAATGGGAAACTTatattgtatatttatatacatattaatgtTGGTAAGTTAAGCTATAGGCCTAGGCTAAGTACACATATATATGAAGGGAGGAAATGAGATGAATAATTGAAGAGAGTAAAGTAAAACGTGACATGCATGGATTGGTACACATgaataataacaacaataataatagaaaGCCATGTGCATATGGATACTCTCATAGTGAATTGGTCTAATTGGTTTAATGGGGTTTTTGGGGACCACATTACACACATTCTTCTAACTattccataaaaataaaaatccatatCAATAGTAGaagtattattgttattattagtaGTAGTAGTGATGTTGTCACTTCTAATTAATATACAACTACAATTAAGTTTAAATTTGTACCATGCTAACTAAAATGGAAAAGCACAAGAGCATCTATTATAATGGTTCTATTCTatgttctttctctctctcaaggGCATAGATGTAATTTTACCCAAAAACATTTCTCTCTATAGTACGAGGATGAGATGAGATGAGATAGGACCAATAGCAAGCAAAGAATCACTACAACACAACTCATATCCTTTCCATACATTATAAttcattattatatgtatttatgtatgtatatatgtatgcatgCAAAGTGTAGAAGTAGTCCTTAATTTGATGAGAAATATTGTTATTAATGTATTTCAATATCAgattctatatattttaatttaataactaatataataaattactaACAAATTATAAAACGCTACATCAATATAGTGCTGGGTACCAATAACAATCCTCTAATTTGATTCCTAACCAAACCCAGTTGTCATTTTGTCAAAGTGTCAACTGTCAAAGCAtttcaaacaaaaaacaaaacaaaacaagtgGAGAAAGAAAAAACCATGAAAAAGGGTTTCTTAATAATAGTAATAGTTAgtatttatgtataaataattaacaaattaaaacaCACATTTTTGCAATAAtggagaaaagaagagaaggGTATTGTTATTTACTACTAATAAGTAATGTAATGTAATGTTAATAAGCAAATGAGTTAGATGTGATGAGTCACTCATTTATGATTTATCACATGCAAACAAAGCCACACATGTTCCCCTCACATGttatgtttttattcattattataattattatgatATTGGTATtgctttattttctttctttaccATATACCATGAATCAATTAATAACCACATAAAGATGATAAAAATATCTTCTTATGcaacacagtaaaaaagaaaaaaagattaaaactttcaaaggtatATAATTAAGAGAGAATAAAGAATAAGAATCCTCTTTCAAATCTtttaacttataaaaaaacattcataattaaataactaataataataagattaaGAACAAAGCCAGCCAAATCCACTTATAATAACCACTTTTAGAATAacagtatatattatataaataattggaGAGAAAAACAACTGTCAACCACATGGGATTGGCAGAAAATGCAACcacaaatataaaagaaaaagaaaaaaaaaagtatcattGGCAGCAATGCAAAGACAAAACAAACCTCATTGATTCATTCCATGAGTAACTGATTTGAGATTTGATTATTCCTTTCCTCTCTTCAAAACCTTTAGCTTTAATAGTAGTGAATGTACTACTACAACTACTACAACACACTTAGCTTCTGCTACTGATATACTCTGCACCTTCCTGCCCACCTTCATCAAAACTTAGCCATTTTTCTCAGTAAATGTTGGGCCAACCTTGTTGCTTTGCTGCTACCttccaacaacaacaaaaacaaaaatgaaacTTCCTCAAGTAAAGACAGTTAGTTAGTCCTTCTCTTTCATTACAAAACAATATGGTCTTCATTTCAGTTAAGATGAATGTACTGAAATTTGCCTATATTTTGAGATTGAGTTTTTCACAACAGCAAATGGGGAGGAGTTTTAATCATCATAGGATAGATGAGAACTTGTGGTGCAACCAGGTGCTTTGGGATCTTCAGCCCCACAACAATCATAGAATTTGGCTGCATATGGAGGGTCATTAGGGCCCAATTCATAGTACCTTCAAAAAAACCAAACAAAGAGTAGAAAGAAAATATTCAtcagcaaaagaaaaaaattggatttttaatCAACTAGTTAATGTTTTGCACACAAATCGAGTTAGTCAAAAGTTAGATACTTTAGTATTGTACATACAACTATTCATTCTCATTCTCACCACAACACAGTTATGGTTCATTTGGTAAGCTGtattatacttaaatattgaattatatttcatgcaatatttttatataaaattatatgtggcAATAACTTTTATAagcacctaaatatataaatagtgttactacaaaaatataatatatatataacctaattcaatataatactacCTAAAACGTAGTATCAAACAAGCCCTTAATCTActatctttatctttttatacATTTCATAAcctaatttaatacaatacaacctaatacgacctaatacactGTACCAAATGAGTCTTTAATCTATTATCTTTATCTTTCTATACATTTACACAAGTTAAGTTACTGTAAAGTTTTAAACTTTGGTGATAGTTTTATTAGTAAATTGAgatgaaaaactaaaattatGAACATTTCTTATcctttcaaattaaaaaatgcGATTTCGGGTCGCACTCTTCGAGTCAGTATCAAACTCCGATCGTTCCTAATTTTCTTTCATTTCATTGATTGAAATAACATAATTATACAAGCTAATCAATACTAACAATTTACTAATCAGTCAAATCATAAAATTGGCTCTCTTATGATCAATCAAATCATCTGAAATGCTGTAATATGATGTATTGAATTGAATGAATTACAGTAAAGTTTAAACATTTGTGATTGTATTTGTATGGAAATGAAATTGTAAAGTCCTAAAGAAGAATGTAAGCAATGAATTTGGGGATTGAAATTAGGGTTTTGAGTTACCTTTTCTGATCATCGTGACGGCGACAAACGAAGAAAGAAGGATGAAATCGGCAAGATGAAGTTGAGTTTGAGTGTGGATTGAATGTTGATTTGCATCTCTTGCATAGCTTCTCCTCAATCTGAATCTCCATCTCCATCTTCTTCTGGTTCTGATTCTtctccattaatcaaaaatctAATCTTTTGCTTCATTTcatatattttcatattcataCTTCTATCCCAAAACGACAATCAATTTCAACATACGACAatatactttttcttttttctttctttcttttgttgaAAACGACATTACACTTTCACTTCAATTCTATTAAGATGTGAAGCTATCATACTAAGATGGGATATTATTATTGGTGCAATTTAATATTATGTTCTCGTACATTTTGATTTAATAGATAACATGTGAAACTGTTAACTACTCACAACGTGCTACATCTGTATAGTGTTGGGTACCTTAAGGTGTGACAATTTATATCAGTTGTTGTCATGTATATAATTTGGTTAATCGTAACTATAGAATATGACCCTAATCAAAATGCATACATTTGTCTTATATACTATAAGTGTAGTAAAAAAAGATACATTTTACATTCCACCGAATTTTAATTTGAGATAATATTATGTTTGATACATAAGTTCTtgtaaaaatagaaaatgtCTTACCTTTGAATGTGGTTTGAACTATTGACGAAATGTTAAAAACAATTACTCATCCAATTTAAGTACCTATCTACTCTCCATGATAGACTttaagaaaaaatcaaagagtaACGACAGCACGTGATTGAGTTCAATAGTTCTTCATATAAAATTATTGACTTTtgagatataaatatatatataaaaaaaaaaaaaaaaaaaaacaaaaacaaaactaaTCAGAAGCACCCCTTATTTAAAAGAGGAATAATTAGCGGTCAAATTCCTTTAATTTTAGAGTTTGACACGATCAACCCCCAAGACTGAATCTTTGGGGGTAGAACTCCTCAAACTCCACTTCTGTTTTGATCTTCACTATTCCGTCTACTTTCATCTTTTAAATGTCAAAGTAGACTGCCACGGTGTACACAAGTATACACGtggtaaattttaattaatacacataatattaataatttaaatattaaaaaataattttaaatatttaaaaaaaaataccccaATTGAGTTATTGACATTTCATTTgatgataaaaaataaataaatttaaagataCTTTCAACACAAAATAGACACAATGAAGATTTCTTTCTTTTGTAACTGTAGTTGATATAGTTGTTGAAATAATCTTCAAACCACccaatatattattttacaattgcAACTTTTCGCCTTTTTTGTTGGGTTTGGTTTGAATTGGCGGGAAGGACTTATTATTCATAAACAGAAATAAATATAGTAGACATATGTAAATATAGAAGATTAAGAAGATAATAAACATGTCTTTTGTGTTCTAGtctcatgatttatttattattattattattgggatTAAACTCAAATCAAACAAATAGTTACTCCCgggagatttatttttatttccatAGCTACAAATCCCATCAAATTTCAATATTTCCTTCCAAAgcttaaaaaatagaaaagaacaaatGAAATACTTCACAACTAGGAAGAAGAACTGGTCTCTCTACTCCACAAAACAAAACACAAGAGGTTCTCTCCTCTCCTTTCCCCTTTGGATAATCTCAACTCTTTcttcaataaatataatataatgtatatatatataagatatatAGGCCAGACCCCTTAAGATTCAGTCATCTAACAGAAGAGCAGAGTTTCCTTCTCATTCATTCACCACCATTTCGCCATTAAAAATAGTCTCAAACCTGTAAGAAACTGGCGTACTTGGCACCCAAGAAAAGCCTCTGAATGCATAGTAATGCGTTTTTGGTAACCTCTGCATTCTCGTGATTCATCAGTTTCATTACTCGTTCCTTCGCCTTCAGGTCTGTCACTATGATTCGGCCAGCGGCATGGTGTTGGATGAACTGTGACAGATCAAAGCAAGCAACAGCTAGAGCTCTCGGGTCACTTGATGTGTCCAATATAGTCATCAACACCCTCAGAATCTGCAAGATATTGGAAATTGTTTGTTGTCCAATAATCATATCCATTTTTCGGTTTTCACAAAGTAAAGAGAAAAAGAAGTACAAATCTTAAATTCATACCTGAAAATCATTCTcttcaaaatttgaaatattttctcGCCAGAATACAACATCTTTGTGCATAGGAGACCAGTCGAGATGGCCAAGGAGGACTTCTTGCTTATATTTATCGAAAGAGCTCAATGTTTTTATCTTATCCTTCAGACCCACATCTAGTTGATTCAAGGCCTCCAATAAGTCCTGACAAAATCAGGTACATTACCCGTATTGGAGAGTTAGAAGCGTACGAAAAGTCAACCTTTTCTATGCAAAAACAAAGCCAAAACAGG is part of the Cannabis sativa cultivar Pink pepper isolate KNU-18-1 chromosome 5, ASM2916894v1, whole genome shotgun sequence genome and encodes:
- the LOC133037769 gene encoding uncharacterized protein LOC133037769; translation: MEKNQNQKKMEMEIQIEEKLCKRCKSTFNPHSNSTSSCRFHPSFFVCRRHDDQKRYYELGPNDPPYAAKFYDCCGAEDPKAPGCTTSSHLSYDD